In Halopseudomonas nanhaiensis, a single window of DNA contains:
- a CDS encoding efflux RND transporter periplasmic adaptor subunit — protein MNLRTILSASARPSATRLLGLASIALLLGACGDEEQQAQGQGRPAPVVTVQEVQRADAEMVQEYPARIRGARETEVRARISGVLLERAYQEGADVEEGDLLFRIDPTPMRIQLKQAEAALSNARAEQRQAQRDWSRAEQLFERGALSASERDRIRSQLDFAEAGMAQAQAGHDEARLNLSYTEVLAPISGSTSLEVLPEGSLLGVGALLTTIVQQDPVHVIFALPERDAAIQRAARVNDKLLDAHVDILLPDGSVYQRQGNVDFTASSIDNATGTIAVRAVVENPDQQLIPGQFVRARVLLRRFEDQIIVPTEAIGADARGPNVWVIDGESKAQLRPVRLGTAIGERQVIEDGVEPGERIVVNGQVGLQPGMEVRIAGSGGGAQADAAGRE, from the coding sequence GGTCAGGGCCGCCCGGCACCGGTGGTGACGGTTCAGGAAGTGCAGCGCGCCGACGCTGAAATGGTTCAGGAATACCCGGCACGGATTCGCGGCGCCCGCGAAACCGAGGTTCGCGCGCGCATCTCCGGTGTGTTGCTGGAACGTGCCTACCAAGAGGGAGCCGACGTCGAGGAGGGCGATCTCCTGTTTCGCATCGATCCTACTCCGATGCGCATTCAGCTGAAGCAGGCCGAGGCCGCGCTGTCCAATGCTCGCGCCGAGCAGCGCCAGGCACAACGTGACTGGAGCCGTGCCGAACAACTGTTCGAGCGCGGGGCATTGAGTGCCAGCGAGCGCGACCGGATTCGGTCTCAACTGGATTTTGCCGAAGCGGGCATGGCGCAGGCGCAGGCCGGGCACGACGAGGCACGGCTGAATCTGTCCTACACCGAGGTTCTGGCACCGATTTCCGGCTCTACCAGCCTCGAAGTGCTGCCGGAAGGCAGCTTGCTGGGGGTGGGAGCCCTGTTGACGACCATCGTGCAGCAGGATCCGGTCCACGTGATCTTCGCTCTGCCGGAGCGTGATGCAGCAATTCAGCGCGCCGCGCGAGTGAACGACAAGCTGCTCGATGCCCATGTTGACATTCTCCTGCCTGACGGCTCTGTCTATCAGCGTCAGGGCAACGTCGACTTCACCGCCAGCAGCATCGACAACGCCACCGGGACCATCGCCGTGCGGGCCGTGGTCGAGAACCCCGATCAGCAGCTGATCCCGGGTCAGTTCGTGCGTGCGCGGGTCCTGCTGCGCCGCTTCGAGGACCAGATCATCGTGCCGACCGAAGCCATTGGCGCCGATGCGCGCGGGCCGAACGTCTGGGTCATCGATGGCGAATCGAAGGCCCAGTTGCGTCCGGTGCGCCTGGGTACGGCGATCGGTGAACGCCAGGTCATTGAGGACGGCGTCGAGCCGGGTGAGCGCATCGTTGTGAATGGTCAGGTGGGTCTGCAGCCGGGCATGGAAGTGCGCATCGCCGGATCCGGTGGTGGCGCCCAGGCTGACGCCGCCGGTCGGGAGTAA
- a CDS encoding efflux RND transporter permease subunit: MFQFFIDRPIFSTVLSILILIGGGASLWQLPVEQYPEVVPPQIVVQATYPGASAQVIADTVSAPLEQAINGVDDMLYMESYAADSGAMQLTISFSIGTDPDQATIDVNNRVQRATAKLPQEVRDLGVTVQARSTSLLQVITLSSETEQLGTLAISNYALLNVLDELVRLPGVGDAALFGAQDYSMRIWLRPDKLAEYGLTPSDVAAALREQNAQFAAGRIGAQPAPPDQAFTFSVSTPGRMVSPDDFERIILRSDADGRTLRLGDVARAELGAQSYDFTATFNAKAAVPIGVYMQPGANALDTAEAVREAMNDLSDRFPGDLRFDIPYDTTRFIDVSIREVIITFVQALALVVLVTFLFLQHLKATLIPLVAIPVSLIGTFAGMSLLGFSVNLLTLFGLILAIGVVVDNAIIVMENAERLIKEEGLSAYEAASKTVQQVSGAVVGSTLVLVAVFAPVAFLGGLSGELYRQFAITIAVSVLLSGVVALTLSPVMCALLLSREETEPSRYFAWFNNSFDKLTDGFAATVGWMLRHAVISLVLFAVLIGSTVFLLNRMAGGLVPQEDQGFLITVFQLPPVSALGRTETVRDELAQQVVDLDEVRGITAFAGFDILNRGLKTNTGVGFVSLIDWDDRPGPEHSAQAVAGKIMGLGAGIQEANVMAFVPPPILGLSLTGGVEGYLQVRGDNDPAALKEQADKLLAAARERPELSNVRAAVNIGVPRFEAKVDWDKAKAMGIAINDIFTTMRSTFGALYVNDFTLQGRNWQVNMQAEGDFRSHPDDLRRIFVRSGSGELVPLSSVVNLVQTQGIDSVSRFNLYQATKITADPGPGYNTAAALAALQEVSIEALDDQSQLGWIGEAYQIVDSASAGGIAFALGIIMVFLILAAQYERWSLPLAVATAIPFGVFGAVIASMLRGFPNDIYFQVGLLVLIGLAAKNAILIVEFAAQNRKQGMAPFDAALTAARQRFRAIMMTALTFIIGSMPLAFSTGAGAVSRQEIGTVVVGGMIAASTLALIFVPVFYMLLEQRGFKHKA; this comes from the coding sequence ATGTTCCAGTTCTTTATCGACCGTCCCATCTTTTCGACCGTTCTCTCGATCCTGATTCTGATCGGCGGCGGCGCGTCGCTCTGGCAATTGCCCGTGGAGCAGTATCCCGAAGTAGTGCCGCCGCAAATCGTGGTGCAGGCAACCTATCCCGGCGCCAGTGCCCAGGTGATCGCCGATACCGTCTCCGCCCCGCTTGAACAGGCAATCAACGGCGTCGATGACATGCTCTACATGGAATCGTACGCGGCCGACTCCGGCGCCATGCAGTTGACCATCTCCTTCAGTATCGGTACGGATCCGGATCAGGCGACCATCGACGTCAACAACCGTGTGCAGCGTGCCACGGCCAAGCTGCCGCAGGAGGTGCGCGACCTTGGCGTGACGGTGCAGGCGCGTTCCACGTCGCTGCTGCAGGTGATCACGCTGTCGTCGGAAACCGAACAGCTCGGCACATTGGCTATCAGCAACTATGCGCTGCTCAACGTATTGGATGAACTGGTTCGGCTTCCGGGCGTCGGTGATGCTGCGCTGTTTGGTGCACAGGATTACTCCATGCGCATCTGGCTGCGACCCGACAAGCTGGCCGAGTACGGTCTGACGCCGAGCGATGTCGCTGCGGCGCTGCGCGAGCAGAACGCTCAGTTCGCGGCTGGCCGGATTGGCGCTCAGCCGGCTCCGCCTGACCAGGCCTTCACTTTCAGCGTCAGTACGCCGGGCCGGATGGTTTCGCCGGACGATTTCGAACGCATCATTCTGCGCAGCGATGCCGACGGACGCACCTTGCGCCTGGGTGATGTTGCCAGAGCGGAGCTGGGCGCTCAGAGCTACGACTTCACCGCAACGTTCAACGCCAAGGCGGCGGTGCCGATCGGGGTGTACATGCAGCCGGGCGCCAACGCGCTGGATACTGCCGAAGCGGTTCGCGAAGCGATGAACGACCTTTCCGACCGCTTTCCCGGCGATCTGCGCTTCGATATACCCTACGACACGACTCGCTTCATCGACGTGTCGATACGTGAAGTGATCATCACCTTTGTCCAGGCGCTGGCGCTGGTGGTGCTGGTGACATTTCTGTTTCTGCAGCATCTGAAAGCCACACTGATCCCGCTGGTAGCCATTCCGGTCTCGCTGATCGGCACTTTCGCCGGCATGAGCCTGCTCGGTTTCTCGGTCAATCTGCTGACGCTGTTCGGGTTGATCCTGGCGATCGGGGTGGTGGTCGACAACGCCATCATCGTGATGGAAAACGCCGAGCGGCTGATCAAGGAAGAAGGACTGTCTGCGTACGAGGCTGCCAGCAAGACGGTGCAGCAGGTGTCAGGTGCAGTGGTGGGCTCGACACTGGTGCTGGTGGCCGTGTTCGCCCCGGTAGCCTTTCTGGGTGGCTTGAGCGGGGAGCTGTATCGCCAGTTCGCCATCACGATCGCGGTATCGGTATTGTTGTCGGGCGTCGTGGCGCTGACGCTCAGCCCGGTCATGTGTGCGCTGCTGCTGAGCCGTGAAGAAACCGAGCCCTCCCGCTACTTCGCCTGGTTCAACAACAGCTTCGACAAGCTCACCGACGGCTTCGCTGCCACGGTAGGCTGGATGCTGCGCCACGCGGTGATCTCGCTGGTGCTTTTCGCGGTGCTCATCGGCTCGACGGTGTTCCTGCTCAACCGCATGGCCGGCGGCCTGGTGCCGCAGGAGGATCAGGGCTTTCTGATTACCGTTTTCCAGCTGCCGCCGGTGTCCGCGCTTGGCCGTACCGAGACAGTGCGTGACGAGCTGGCGCAGCAGGTGGTCGACCTGGACGAAGTCCGTGGTATCACCGCCTTTGCCGGCTTCGACATTCTCAATCGGGGGCTGAAGACCAATACGGGCGTAGGCTTCGTGTCGCTGATCGACTGGGACGACCGGCCGGGTCCGGAGCACAGTGCCCAGGCTGTCGCGGGCAAGATCATGGGGCTGGGCGCCGGCATACAGGAGGCCAATGTCATGGCTTTCGTGCCGCCGCCGATTCTCGGGCTCTCGCTTACCGGTGGTGTCGAAGGTTATCTGCAGGTACGTGGCGATAACGACCCCGCGGCTTTGAAGGAGCAGGCGGACAAGCTGCTTGCAGCCGCGCGCGAGCGGCCCGAACTCAGCAACGTCCGCGCCGCCGTGAACATCGGTGTGCCGCGTTTCGAGGCCAAGGTGGACTGGGACAAGGCGAAGGCGATGGGCATTGCCATCAACGACATCTTCACCACCATGCGCAGTACCTTCGGCGCGCTTTACGTCAATGACTTCACCCTTCAGGGCCGAAACTGGCAGGTCAACATGCAGGCCGAGGGCGACTTCCGCAGCCATCCGGACGATCTGCGCCGCATATTCGTTCGCTCCGGCAGTGGCGAGCTGGTTCCGCTCAGCAGCGTAGTCAACCTGGTACAGACGCAGGGTATCGATAGCGTCAGCCGCTTCAACCTGTATCAGGCGACCAAGATCACCGCTGATCCGGGTCCGGGCTACAACACTGCGGCGGCGCTGGCGGCGTTGCAGGAAGTAAGCATCGAGGCGCTGGACGATCAATCCCAGCTCGGCTGGATTGGCGAGGCGTATCAGATCGTCGATTCCGCTTCGGCCGGTGGCATCGCCTTCGCCCTTGGCATCATCATGGTGTTTCTGATCCTGGCAGCGCAGTACGAACGTTGGAGTCTGCCCCTGGCGGTGGCGACAGCGATTCCGTTCGGGGTGTTCGGCGCGGTCATCGCATCGATGCTGCGCGGTTTCCCCAATGACATCTACTTCCAGGTAGGTTTGCTCGTGCTGATCGGTCTGGCCGCGAAGAACGCGATTCTGATCGTCGAATTTGCAGCGCAGAACCGGAAGCAGGGCATGGCGCCCTTCGATGCGGCATTGACCGCCGCCCGCCAGCGTTTCCGCGCGATCATGATGACCGCACTGACCTTCATCATCGGCAGCATGCCACTTGCATTCAGTACTGGCGCCGGTGCGGTCAGCCGGCAGGAAATAGGAACCGTGGTGGTGGGCGGCATGATTGCAGCCAGTACCCTGGCGCTGATCTTCGTACCGGTGTTCTACATGCTGCTGGAACAGAGGGGCTTCAAGCACAAGGCCTGA